From one Malus sylvestris chromosome 1, drMalSylv7.2, whole genome shotgun sequence genomic stretch:
- the LOC126620546 gene encoding systemin receptor SR160-like → MKPHKSISHFPFPFFLLLLLPPPPTSATPPPTSSSSYTDAQQLLSFKSSLPIPTLLPNWLPNQNPCSFSGIFCNGTRVSSIHLSSVSLATNLTVVSNFLMALDSLESLSLKSVSLSGSISLHFPPGSKCSPLLTSLDLAHNSLSGPLSDVPNFAAACSALTFLNLSSNSLDFSTIPFSSAFPLRTLQVLDLSYNKITGPNVVPWILSDGCGNLQSLVLKGNKISGEMSVVSTCKKLEHLDLSSNNFSISLPSFGDCSALDHLDISGNKFSGDVGRAISSCKQLTFLNLSMNHFNGPIPVMPTNSLKFLSLGGNGFQGIIPMSLMDSCAELVELDLSANSLSGSVPDALSSCSLLESLDISGNNFSSELPVEILMKLANLKAVSLSFNNFYGTLPDSLSKLATLESLDLSSNNFSGSIPAGLCGDPGNIWKELYLQNNLFTGTIPPSLSNCSQLVSLDLSFNYLKGTIPSSLGSLSKLRDLIIWLNQLSGEIPQELMYLGSLENLILDFNELTGSIPIGLSNCTNLNWISLANNKLSGEVPGWIGKLPNLAILKLSNNSFFGSIPPELGDCKSLIWLDLNTNMLNGTIPPALFKQSGNIAVNFVASKTYVYIKNDGSKECHGAGNLLEFAGIRTEQLNRISTRNPCNFTRVYRGILQPTFNHNGSMIFLDLSHNSLSGSIPKEIGSMYYLYILNLGDNNISGSIPQELGKMTSLNILDLSSNSLAGTIPPALSGLTLLTEIDLSNNLLSGTIPESGQFETFPANRFANNSGLCGYPLASCGGALGPSANTHQKSHRRQASLAGSVAMGLLIALFCIFGLLIVAIETKKRRKKKETALDVYIDSRNQSGTANGWKLTGAREALSINLSTFEKPLQKLTFADLLKATNGFHDDSLIGSGGFGDVYKAQLRDGSTVAIKKLIHISGQGDREFTAEMETIGKIKHGNLVPLLGYCKVGEERLLVYEYMKYGSLDDVLHEPKKAGIKLNWAARRKIAIGSARGLAFLHHNCVPHIIHRDMKSSNVLVDENLEARVSDFGMARLMSTMDTHLSVSTLAGTPGYVPPEYYQSFRCSTKGDVYSYGVVLLELLTGKRPTDSADFGDNNLVGWVKQHAKLKISDVFDPELMKEDVRLEIELLQHLKVACACLDDRPWRRPTMIQVMAMFKEIQAGSGMDSQSTIATEDGGFGVVEMVEMSIKEVAESKQ, encoded by the coding sequence ATGAAACCCCACAAGTCCATTTCTCACTtccccttccccttcttcctcctcctcctccttcctccgcCACCCACCTCTGCAACTCCGCCACCCACATCCTCCTCTTCTTACACAGACGCCCAGCAACTCCTCAGCTTCAAATCCTCCCTTCCAATCCCGACCCTCCTCCCCAACTGGCTCCCCAACCAAAACCCATGTTCCTTTTCTGGTATTTTCTGCAATGGAACAAGGGTTTCCTCCATACACCTCTCCTCCGTCTCCCTCGCCACAAATCTGACCGTTGTTTCCAACTTCCTCATGGCCCTTGACTCCcttgaatctctctctctcaaatctgTTTCTCTCTCCGGCTCCATCTCCCTCCACTTCCCTCCCGGATCCAAGTGCAGCCCTCTCCTCACCTCCTTAGATCTGGCTCACAACTCCCTCTCCGGCCCTCTTTCCGACGTCCCCAACTTCGCCGCCGCTTGCTCCGCCTTGACCTTCCTCAACCTCTCCTCAAACTCTCTCGATTTCTCCACCATACCCTTCTCATCTGCCTTCCCCCTCCGCACCCTCCAGGTTCTCGATCTTTCTTACAACAAGATTACAGGCCCCAACGTCGTCCCTTGGATCTTATCCGACGGTTGCGGTAACTTGCAGAGCTTGGTTTTAAAAGGGAACAAAATCTCCGGCGAGATGAGCGTTGTCTCCACCTGCAAAAAGCTGGAGCACTTGGACTTGTCCTCCAACAACTTCTccatttctcttccttctttcgGCGATTGCTCGGCTTTGGACCACCTTGACATCTCTGGCAACAAGTTTTCTGGCGACGTTGGCCGCGCTATCTCCTCCTGCAAGCAGCTCACTTTCTTGAACCTCTCTATGAACCACTTCAACGGTCCGATTCCAGTCATGCCCACCAACAGTTTGAAGTTCCTGTCCCTTGGAGGTAATGGGTTTCAGGGTATAATTCCTATGAGCTTAATGGATTCGTGTGCAGAGCTTGTGGAGCTCGATCTATCGGCAAATAGCCTTTCGGGTTCGGTTCCTGATGCATTGAGCTCTTGTTCTTTGTTGGAGTCGCTGGACATATCCGGCAATAACTTTTCCAGTGAGTTGCCCGTTGAGATTTTGATGAAGCTCGCCAACTTAAAGGCTGTGTCGCTTTCTTTCAACAATTTCTATGGTACTCTGCCCGATTCTCTGTCTAAGCTCGCCACATTGGAGAGTTTGGATCTCAGCTCCAACAACTTTTCTGGGTCAATCCCAGCTGGGCTCTGCGGGGATCCTGGCAACATCTGGAAGGAGCTGTACCTTCAGAACAATCTGTTTACCGGCACGATTCCTCCGTCTCTGAGTAACTGTTCTCAGCTTGTTTCTCTTGATTTGAGCTTCAATTACCTCAAGGGCACCATCCCTTCGAGCTTGGGGTCATTGTCCAAGCTTCGCGATTTGATCATTTGGTTGAACCAGCTGAGTGGGGAAATCCCACAGGAGCTGATGTACCTTGGGTCACTTGAGAATCTCATTCTGGACTTCAACGAGCTTACAGGGTCGATTCCCATCGGTCTAAGCAACTGCACCAATTTGAATTGGATTTCATTGGCAAACAACAAGTTGAGTGGTGAGGTTCCCGGGTGGATTGGGAAGCTTCCAAATCTAGCAATACTCAAGCTCAGTAACAACTCATTCTTTGGTAGTATTCCCCCAGAGCTCGGTGACTGTAAGAGCTTGATATGGTTGGATCTCAATACCAACATGTTGAATGGCACAATCCCTCCTGCGCTTTTCAAGCAATCCGGAAACATTGCAGTGAATTTTGTTGCTTCCAAAACGTATGTTTATATCAAGAATGATGGTAGCAAGGAGTGCCATGGAGCAGGAAATTTGCTCGAGTTTGCGGGGATCAGAACTGAGCAGCTGAACAGGATTTCGACAAGAAATCCCTGCAACTTCACTAGAGTTTACAGAGGTATTCTCCAACCAACGTTTAACCATAACGGTTCTATGATTTTCCTTGACCTTTCGCATAACTCCTTGTCCGGTAGCATTCCCAAAGAGATTGGGAGCATGTACTATCTCTATATTTTGAATTTGGGCGATAACAATATATCTGGGTCAATCCCTCAAGAGCTTGGAAAAATGACCAGCCTTAACATTCTTGATCTCTCTAGCAATAGCCTCGCGGGGACTATTCCACCGGCTCTCAGTGGCCTTACCTTGCTAACGGAGATTGATCTTTCAAACAACCTTTTGTCTGGAACGATTCCAGAGTCAGGTCAGTTTGAGACATTCCCTGCCAACAGATTCGCGAACAATTCTGGCCTCTGTGGCTATCCGTTGGCTTCGTGTGGGGGGGCCTTGGGGCCAAGTGCAAATACACATCAAAAGTCCCATCGACGACAAGCATCCCTGGCAGGCAGTGTGGCAATGGGGTTACTCATCGCACTTTTCTGCATCTTTGGTTTGCTTATTGTTGCCATTGAAACCAAGAAAAGgcgaaaaaagaaggaaacagCCCTTGATGTTTATATTGACAGTCGTAACCAATCAGGAACTGCCAATGGCTGGAAGCTAACTGGTGCCCGGGAAGCATTAAGCATCAACCTTTCGACATTTGAGAAGCCCCTTCAAAAGCTCACATTTGCAGATCTTCTCAAGGCCACCAATGGTTTCCACGATGACAGCCTTATTGGCTCTGGTGGTTTTGGTGATGTATACAAGGCCCAGTTGAGAGATGGCAGCACTGTAGCCATAAAGAAACTAATACATATCAGCGGACAGGGTGATCGTGAATTCACTGCCGAAATGGAAACAATAGGGAAGATCAAGCACGGGAACCTTGTACCCCTCCTTGGATACTGCAAAGTAGGAGAAGAACGGCTTTTGGTTTATGAGTACATGAAATATGGAAGCTTAGATGATGTTTTACATGAACCGAAGAAGGCTGGCATCAAGTTAAACTGGGCTGCAAGGAGGAAGATTGCCATTGGGTCGGCGAGGGGACTGGCCTTTCTTCACCACAATTGTGTCCCACACATCATTCACAGGGATATGAAATCGAGCAACGTTCTGGTAGATGAAAATTTGGAAGCCAGAGTCTCCGATTTTGGAATGGCAAGGCTTATGAGTACAATGGACACCCATTTGAGTGTGAGCACTCTTGCAGGCACCCCTGGTTATGTCCCTCCTGAATACTACCAGAGCTTTAGATGCTCCACGAAAGGCGATGTTTATAGTTATGGAGTAGTATTGCTTGAGCTGCTAACAGGAAAACGTCCTACAGATTCAGCTGATTTTGGCGACAATAATCTCGTGGGTTGGGTAAAACAACACGCCAAATTGAAAATAAGTGATGTTTTTGATCCGGAGCTCATGAAAGAGGACGTGAGGCTTGAAATTGAGCTTTTACAGCACTTGAAGGTAGCTTGTGCTTGTCTGGACGATAGGCCATGGCGGCGTCCAACAATGATCCAAGTGATGGCAATGTTCAAGGAAATTCAAGCAGGGTCTGGGATGGACTCCCAATCAACCATAGCCACCGAGGACGGAGGTTTTGGCGTAGTTGAAATGGTAGAGATGAGCATAAAAGAAGTCGCCGAAAGCAAGCAGTAG